In Geminocystis sp. NIES-3709, a single genomic region encodes these proteins:
- a CDS encoding acetate kinase, with product MKILVLNAGSSTQKSCLYDIISPKNINLPPSPLWEATIDWTLNNRYGLLKVEANGEKITHDLSVDNRQTGIKTMLETIIDGKTKVIKKLTDINVVGHRVVHGGNKYSQATIITPEVKAVIKELIPLAPNHNPSHLESIESIEKINKEIPQVAVFDTAFHTTIPDYAKIYPIPYQYYEEGIQRYGFHGISHEYVSQRTAEIIDRPLNSLKLISCHLGNGCSITAIKEGKSINTSMGFTPLEGLMMGTRSGSIDPAIVTYLMRKYGYDGDTIDEILNKKSGLLGISEISGDLRGVLKAMEEGDIKAKLAVDIYINRIQEVISSMLPCLKGLDALVFTAGVGENSPIIREKICEKFDFLGLKLHHKKNSQFCQDTNIATDNSSVKILVVHTQEDWAIAKQCYNIMNSQS from the coding sequence ATGAAAATATTAGTTCTTAATGCTGGTTCAAGTACTCAAAAAAGTTGTTTATATGATATTATTTCTCCTAAAAATATAAATCTTCCTCCTTCTCCTCTCTGGGAGGCAACGATTGATTGGACTCTCAATAATAGATATGGACTATTGAAAGTAGAAGCCAACGGCGAAAAAATCACCCATGATTTATCAGTGGATAATCGTCAAACTGGCATTAAGACTATGTTAGAAACCATCATTGATGGTAAAACAAAAGTTATTAAAAAATTAACTGATATAAATGTAGTTGGTCATAGAGTAGTACATGGCGGAAATAAATACTCTCAGGCAACTATCATCACTCCCGAAGTTAAAGCTGTAATCAAAGAATTAATACCTTTAGCACCTAATCATAATCCTTCTCATTTAGAAAGTATTGAAAGTATAGAAAAGATAAATAAAGAAATTCCTCAAGTAGCCGTTTTCGATACTGCTTTTCATACAACTATCCCTGATTATGCCAAAATATATCCTATTCCCTATCAATACTATGAGGAAGGGATACAACGTTATGGTTTTCATGGTATCTCCCATGAATATGTATCTCAACGGACAGCAGAAATTATCGATCGACCTTTAAATAGTCTTAAATTGATTAGTTGTCATTTAGGCAATGGTTGTTCCATAACTGCTATTAAAGAAGGTAAAAGTATTAATACCAGTATGGGCTTTACTCCTTTAGAGGGGTTGATGATGGGTACTCGTAGTGGCTCGATCGATCCTGCCATTGTTACTTATTTAATGAGAAAATACGGGTATGATGGAGATACAATCGATGAAATTTTGAATAAAAAATCAGGATTATTAGGAATTTCTGAGATTTCTGGAGATTTACGGGGGGTTTTAAAAGCCATGGAAGAAGGGGATATAAAAGCTAAATTAGCTGTAGATATTTATATTAATCGTATCCAAGAGGTAATTAGCAGTATGTTACCCTGTCTTAAAGGATTAGATGCCTTAGTTTTTACCGCAGGAGTGGGAGAAAATTCCCCTATTATTAGGGAGAAAATTTGTGAAAAATTTGATTTTTTAGGATTAAAATTACATCACAAAAAAAACAGTCAATTCTGTCAAGATACCAATATCGCTACAGATAATTCTTCTGTCAAAATTTTAGTCGTACATACTCAAGAAGATTGGGCGATCGCCAAACAATGTTATAATATTATGAATTCTCAAAGTTAA
- a CDS encoding cyclic nucleotide-binding domain-containing protein, with translation MLEPSDVVDLFFNHVKTLDFQAGEVIFTAGEKGDRMFALMKGEVELWLNDGVVESIHEHDVFGEGALVQLDHTRVTTAIAKTDCKLAELNKERFLFLLQETPLFALEIVRSLSSRLRKIKQKTSI, from the coding sequence ATGTTAGAACCTAGTGATGTTGTTGATTTATTTTTTAATCATGTCAAAACTCTCGACTTTCAAGCCGGAGAAGTTATTTTTACCGCAGGAGAAAAAGGCGATCGAATGTTTGCATTGATGAAAGGTGAGGTAGAATTATGGCTAAATGATGGAGTTGTCGAAAGTATCCATGAACATGATGTCTTTGGTGAGGGTGCTTTAGTACAATTAGATCATACTAGGGTGACTACTGCGATCGCCAAAACTGATTGTAAATTAGCAGAATTAAACAAAGAAAGATTTTTATTTTTATTACAAGAAACGCCTTTATTTGCTTTGGAAATTGTGAGAAGTTTATCTAGTCGTTTGCGAAAAATAAAGCAGAAAACCTCAATTTAA